The DNA region AAAGAATGTTAGAAAGAGCTTAAGTGATAAATTCAGGTGACCAACTAATGTTGGCCACCTTTTTTTGATTAGTTATACTTTGCTTTAGTAAGAGTAATGATATTTTAAATTTTCATATAAATCACCAAAATAATACAGATTACTTTATAACCTATAATTCTTGCTAATATTAGTGTAATCGCTCATCATACATCATCTGAATTTGTACGCCAAATGGATCTTGAACAATGCCATAAGCTTCACTGAATATATTTTTTGAAAGAGGGGTTATAATTTGAACTCTGTCATCACTTGTTAAATTATTATAAAACGTTTGTATTTCTGTTAAGTTCGCACTTTGAAGACAAAGAGAGAAATTATTGCCTACATTATATGTCTCATTAGGGTCCATTGTATCTTCGGCGACCATTAGTTTTGTTTTTCCAATTTGAAGTACTGAATGTGAAATATAATCTTTGTTTTCCTCTGTTAATACAAGTGAACGATCACGCTTTGCCATATCTGAATATGTTACTAACATGAGCTCCTTAGCGTTTAAATGTTTCTTATAAAAATGAATTGCTTCACTTGCTTTTCCATGCATAGATAAAAAAACTGCAATCTCTAATGTCATTAAAATGACCTCCTGTTATTTTTGA from Bacillus solimangrovi includes:
- a CDS encoding VOC family protein; translation: MTLEIAVFLSMHGKASEAIHFYKKHLNAKELMLVTYSDMAKRDRSLVLTEENKDYISHSVLQIGKTKLMVAEDTMDPNETYNVGNNFSLCLQSANLTEIQTFYNNLTSDDRVQIITPLSKNIFSEAYGIVQDPFGVQIQMMYDERLH